A stretch of the Diorhabda sublineata isolate icDioSubl1.1 chromosome 11, icDioSubl1.1, whole genome shotgun sequence genome encodes the following:
- the LOC130450488 gene encoding protein TIS11 isoform X2 — protein sequence MRLTLSRMASTPIGQASSNQLAAMLLDNLTQHRRLERTQSAPAPPVSAPAATVTATTVNTSRYKTELCRPFEEFGVCKYGDKCQFAHGISELRSLARHPKYKTELCRTYHTVGFCPYGPRCHFVHNQDEVTKPQILSSRSASVTPRAARPAALSPSLSLDSPSPPCSLSQSPTSSMGSFFSSDPELHSPGVEDQRLPVFNRFIDTTQILALSDLML from the coding sequence ATGCGTCTGACATTATCCAGAATGGCCTCTACTCCCATAGGTCAAGCAAGTTCCAATCAATTAGCGGCCATGCTCCTAGATAATCTAACCCAACATCGGCGATTGGAGCGAACTCAATCTGCTCCCGCTCCCCCAGTATCTGCGCCTGCGGCGACGGTTACCGCCACAACAGTCAACACCTCCCGTTATAAAACCGAATTATGTCGTCCATTTGAAGAGTTTGGGGTCTGTAAATACGGCGATAAATGTCAGTTCGCACATGGCATTAGTGAGTTACGCAGCCTCGCCAGGCACCCCAAATACAAAACAGAATTATGTCGCACCTATCACACAGTAGGTTTTTGTCCTTACGGACCACGTTGCCATTTTGTACATAACCAAGATGAAGTCACAAAACCTCAAATATTGAGCAGCAGATCAGCTTCTGTTACACCACGTGCCGCGCGACCAGCTGCACTCAGTCCCTCGCTATCATTGGATAGTCCCAGTCCGCCTTGTAGTTTGAGTCAAAGTCCTACCTCATCCATGGGATCGTTTTTCAGCAGTGATCCCGAACTGCATTCCCCTGGTGTCGAAGATCAGAGGTTGCCAGTTTTCAACAGATTTATAGATACTACGCAGATCCTTGCTTTGAGCGATTTAATGTTGTAg
- the LOC130450488 gene encoding protein TIS11 isoform X1, whose amino-acid sequence MSTAIMSQNAMYEFGESLIKNGITPESNNGTHLPIATSQMRLTLSRMASTPIGQASSNQLAAMLLDNLTQHRRLERTQSAPAPPVSAPAATVTATTVNTSRYKTELCRPFEEFGVCKYGDKCQFAHGISELRSLARHPKYKTELCRTYHTVGFCPYGPRCHFVHNQDEVTKPQILSSRSASVTPRAARPAALSPSLSLDSPSPPCSLSQSPTSSMGSFFSSDPELHSPGVEDQRLPVFNRFIDTTQILALSDLML is encoded by the coding sequence aacgGCATAACGCCAGAATCAAACAATGGCACTCATCTACCGATCGCAACCTCCCAGATGCGTCTGACATTATCCAGAATGGCCTCTACTCCCATAGGTCAAGCAAGTTCCAATCAATTAGCGGCCATGCTCCTAGATAATCTAACCCAACATCGGCGATTGGAGCGAACTCAATCTGCTCCCGCTCCCCCAGTATCTGCGCCTGCGGCGACGGTTACCGCCACAACAGTCAACACCTCCCGTTATAAAACCGAATTATGTCGTCCATTTGAAGAGTTTGGGGTCTGTAAATACGGCGATAAATGTCAGTTCGCACATGGCATTAGTGAGTTACGCAGCCTCGCCAGGCACCCCAAATACAAAACAGAATTATGTCGCACCTATCACACAGTAGGTTTTTGTCCTTACGGACCACGTTGCCATTTTGTACATAACCAAGATGAAGTCACAAAACCTCAAATATTGAGCAGCAGATCAGCTTCTGTTACACCACGTGCCGCGCGACCAGCTGCACTCAGTCCCTCGCTATCATTGGATAGTCCCAGTCCGCCTTGTAGTTTGAGTCAAAGTCCTACCTCATCCATGGGATCGTTTTTCAGCAGTGATCCCGAACTGCATTCCCCTGGTGTCGAAGATCAGAGGTTGCCAGTTTTCAACAGATTTATAGATACTACGCAGATCCTTGCTTTGAGCGATTTAATGTTGTAg